Genomic segment of Chloroflexota bacterium:
GGCGATTCGAGTCCGCCAGGTGCATGTGGGCCAGGTGCGGTCCGGCGTGGCGGATGGCGTCGCCCAGGGACGATTCCTCGATGTTCATGTGAAACGTGTCGCCCATGACGCCGCCGTTGGTCAGGCCGATGGCCTCCCACAGCTCGACGGCCTGCTCCAGGCGGTTGAGGAAGTAGGTCTCAAAGCGCGTCCAGCACTCCAGCGCGACGCTCACCCCGCGCTCGGCGGCGTACTCGCCGGCGGCGCGCAGGCCGTCCACTGCCCAGCGCCACTCGTCCTCGGGGTCGGCCAGCGGCAGCAGCTTCATGGAGGCGCTGGGGCGTCCCACGATCACCGGCGCGCCGACGTCAACCGCCAGATCGGTGAGCGAATTGAGGTAGGCCAGCGCGTTCGCCCGGATCTCCGGGTCGGGGTGGGCGAAGTCGCGGTCGGCGCTGATGACCGAGCTGATCGAGCTGACGGCAATGCCCGCGTCGGCGACCCGGCGTCGCACGGCGGGGGCGTCGTAGGTCTCGGGCTGGCCCAAGAGCTCGATGCCGTCGTAGCCGAAGCGCGCCACGCGGTCGATGGACGCGCCGATGTCCTCGCCGTAGTAGACCAGGGCGCTGTAGGCGTACTTGAATGGCCGCATCAGGCTTGAGCCCCTAACACACTGTCAACGGCTGGGTGCGTGAGCGCCAGCCAACTCCGTTCGTGGTTAGCCGGTCGAACTACGTTCCCTCGACAGGCTCGGGACGGGCCCTTCGACAAGCTCAGGACGAACGGATCTTTCGTCACCTGCGGTGTTCGTGGGCTGCGGGTCAGGGACTTCATGGGAAGTGCGCCTACGCCGAGTCCTCGGGCTGGGGCGCCGAGTATCGCACCTCGGAGCCGCGCGGCATGGGGGCCGGCTCTCCCCGGCCGGGCTCGAACCAGGCGCCGGCGATGGGCGGGCGCACGGCGTCGGCGGCGACCACCAGGTCCACCACGCACGGTTTGCCGCAATCGAGCGCCCAGCGAATGGCGTCCTCGACCTCGTCGTGGCGGGTCACCCGCACCCCTTCGCCGCCCAGGGCGCGTCCCAGCTCGGCGTAGTCCACCTCGACGCTGTATTCGGTGCCGATGATGCGCCCGCCGAAGTCGGCCATCTGGCCGTCGCGGATGGCGGCCAGCGACGAGTTGTTGAACACCAGCCAGATCACCGGCAGGCCCCACTCGACGGCCGTGGACACCTCCTGGTTGACCATGAGGAAGCCGCCGTCGCCGGTGACCGCCACGCAGGCCTTGTCGGGCTGCGCCAGCTTGGCGCCGATGATGGCGGTGGGACCCCAGCCCATCGGCGTCCAGCCGCCCGGATTCAGAAAGCGCCCGCCGGCTCGAATGGGATAGAAGGCGGCGAAGTAGTGGGCGTGGTTGCCGGTGTCGACGGAGATGATCGAGTCGTCGGGCAGCACGCGGCGCACCTGCTCGGCCACGCGCAGCGGCTCCATGGGCGTGGCGTCGGGCGGGGTGAGATCCAATTCGTAGGCGCGCTTGGCGCGGCGGATCAGCGCGGCGTCGGCCTCGGCGGATGGCCGCCCGCCGAGGCGCTCGACGGCCTCGCGCAGATCGTTGACCACCGCGAGCGCGTCGCCTTCCAGCCCCAGCTCGATGGGTCCGGCACGGCCCATTTCGCGGGCTTCGATGTCGATCTGGATGATGCGGTTCTGCGGCACGAACGGCTTGCCCTCGGTCCACCAGCTGGTGGACTCGTCGGCGAAGCGATAGCCCACGGCCAGGATCAGGTCGGCGCGTTCGCGGATCAGCTCGTGCGCCACGGGATGCCCCAGCCAGCCGACCATGCCGACCGCCAGCGGGTGGTCCTCGGGCACCACGCCCTTGGAGACGAAGGACGAGGCGATGGCCGCGCCCAGGCTCTCGGCCAGCGCGGTGACTGACTCGCCCG
This window contains:
- a CDS encoding sugar phosphate isomerase/epimerase — translated: MRPFKYAYSALVYYGEDIGASIDRVARFGYDGIELLGQPETYDAPAVRRRVADAGIAVSSISSVISADRDFAHPDPEIRANALAYLNSLTDLAVDVGAPVIVGRPSASMKLLPLADPEDEWRWAVDGLRAAGEYAAERGVSVALECWTRFETYFLNRLEQAVELWEAIGLTNGGVMGDTFHMNIEESSLGDAIRHAGPHLAHMHLADSNRLPPGYGHADFREVLRALDEVDYTGWLAFELLPDTADPFTVFRAGGHADFFDRYTHDAITHMRRLEDELGAD
- a CDS encoding thiamine pyrophosphate-binding protein — protein: MNAAEVLVDALERHGVRYVFGIPGHGNTNILDAIHGSDQIDFMLVRHEQAAAHIADGYARVSGQVGVCCSSVGPGAANMIMGIATAMSTSSPVLAIVGAPIQRWYGRGQLQETSRPDTAPADQAFMQMLQPITKRVWSIADPRTIPTAVRKAFTAAQVGRPGPVGLEIPWDLQASEVETRPEDPDPFPARARPRADAELTTRAAQLLVDAEFPVIIAGNGALISSAGESVTALAESLGAAIASSFVSKGVVPEDHPLAVGMVGWLGHPVAHELIRERADLILAVGYRFADESTSWWTEGKPFVPQNRIIQIDIEAREMGRAGPIELGLEGDALAVVNDLREAVERLGGRPSAEADAALIRRAKRAYELDLTPPDATPMEPLRVAEQVRRVLPDDSIISVDTGNHAHYFAAFYPIRAGGRFLNPGGWTPMGWGPTAIIGAKLAQPDKACVAVTGDGGFLMVNQEVSTAVEWGLPVIWLVFNNSSLAAIRDGQMADFGGRIIGTEYSVEVDYAELGRALGGEGVRVTRHDEVEDAIRWALDCGKPCVVDLVVAADAVRPPIAGAWFEPGRGEPAPMPRGSEVRYSAPQPEDSA